The Nostoc sp. 'Lobaria pulmonaria (5183) cyanobiont' genome window below encodes:
- a CDS encoding glycosyltransferase family 4 protein, translating into MRIAQIAPLWERVPPPAYGGVELVVGLLTDELVRRGHEVTLFASGDSISLGTLTSVHPRALRLDSTIKDYGIYEMLNLASVYERAEEFDIIHSHIGHGALAYANLVKTPTVHTLHGTFNPDNEKMFSFGKKQPYVNISNAQREPRLGLNSIATVYNGIDVSSYEFHSQPEDPPYLAFLGRISPEKGAHLAIEIAKETGWHLKMAGKVDVVDVEYFEKEIKPHIDGEQIEYLGEANHTLKNALMGGAVATLFPITWREPFGLVMIESMASGTPVIAIKLGSTEEVISHGKTGFLCNNIQECISAIDRVIELDRYACRQYVENLFSVKHMTNGYEAVYQQIIAERFSQNGHFRSLVDLASDRI; encoded by the coding sequence ATGCGAATTGCTCAAATAGCTCCACTGTGGGAAAGAGTTCCACCTCCAGCTTATGGTGGCGTAGAGTTAGTAGTGGGGTTACTGACCGATGAATTAGTCCGACGCGGACACGAAGTAACTTTATTTGCATCGGGAGATTCTATTAGTCTGGGAACACTAACGTCAGTTCATCCCCGTGCCCTCAGACTCGATTCTACTATCAAAGATTACGGCATTTACGAGATGCTGAATCTAGCTTCGGTTTATGAACGCGCAGAAGAGTTTGATATTATTCACTCCCATATCGGGCATGGGGCACTGGCTTACGCGAATCTCGTCAAAACCCCTACAGTTCACACGTTGCATGGTACTTTTAACCCTGACAACGAAAAGATGTTTAGTTTTGGTAAAAAACAACCCTACGTCAATATTTCCAATGCACAACGAGAACCAAGGTTAGGGTTGAACTCTATAGCAACAGTTTACAACGGAATTGATGTCAGCAGTTATGAGTTTCACTCCCAACCAGAAGATCCTCCTTACTTAGCGTTTTTGGGTAGGATATCTCCAGAGAAGGGAGCGCACTTAGCCATAGAAATTGCCAAAGAAACTGGTTGGCATTTAAAAATGGCTGGTAAGGTGGATGTCGTTGATGTGGAATACTTTGAGAAGGAAATTAAACCGCACATTGACGGGGAGCAAATTGAGTATCTGGGTGAAGCCAACCATACTCTAAAAAATGCCCTGATGGGTGGTGCAGTAGCAACTCTGTTTCCAATTACTTGGCGAGAACCCTTTGGATTGGTGATGATTGAGTCAATGGCTTCCGGTACGCCAGTGATTGCAATAAAATTGGGGTCTACTGAGGAAGTAATTTCTCACGGCAAGACGGGTTTCCTCTGCAATAATATTCAAGAGTGCATCAGTGCTATCGATCGCGTCATCGAGTTAGACCGTTATGCTTGTCGTCAGTATGTCGAAAATCTTTTCAGTGTTAAGCACATGACTAATGGCTATGAGGCGGTTTATCAACAAATAATAGCAGAACGATTTTCTCAGAATGGGCATTTCCGCAGTTTGGTTGATTTAGCTAGCGATCGCATTTAA